In the bacterium genome, one interval contains:
- a CDS encoding DNRLRE domain-containing protein, with amino-acid sequence MLITARYKFLLLTMLIGGPLLAQEELILQHRRDGYAGCQDAHLLANKPGWNTGGEDGLEATGNGGEADAKHLLLRFDLSSLPAESRIDSAWIELYLVKRRTPQSVPKTLAAYRLNRSWSEGSGDDAGGYDGHPAAAGEVCWSHAAFPDVPWSLPGANGVPQDHAARPEGERLIDPADPAGRWYGWKVTDLVQEWLSRPDSNFGLVLREPSVSAGTGILNFASSQFAADSLRPRLRLLLASSSPQTIALALTASAASGAISVRWPCRGDANGNGYAEIALARAGDAQWGARQRMDKGAGGYSFAFANLTFGRYYLRGWLSDPDGVQGEAIQTLLNVELAPNASRGGALYTTLQSDNSVQVELTFSDDCDADNAALLAHKPASALLWQEDGPMTRAPGRFSKLLSGLSGGETWDLRVTLRDPDGISGDSVFTAQLYIPPATGPVRLLSQGHKQFEIQSGAFTALYDSARTGAALWLSSAQGRQYVVRNTIANGLPFAVLDPALLDSIRIAANGECECIEVRMYGHWGGVRHEVILTAYPSYPGLLHWKCLLTGATGISIPNGAAECTFFDRERNYAVSSNVLSWVEQAPFAAGLTSGYDPLALKGTLFYFQNFTALNDYFSLQRTSPWECVQLTSTGFGFERPGGNRPLRSEPVVLTDAWLVLTSGKPATESAVAEGFLTALADIYRWIYKPGLEEIDWKEIAGKLLADLGDERCQSTVNGQKFLRSYVGVPRLDNAEAISQLDVLVALRRYEAVHGEVSALDDHLAENLWQFYNLRLNTMVNDAPNEGVQEGDSWYALHIHLGLARLARLGDGQARTLLFLSLPKLMRFARAVNYEFPVFFRYTDDTAISGHEYDVTGGYIYLMLDAWQLSGSEVYLQEAKLAAEHIAGHGFGYTYEAHMTAATCAALARLYTITGERRYLELSYMPFANLMAISWLWECDYGYAADYRTFFGLSPMAGAAVITPMEQHQSWSYLREYRERAAGNLPTGLARLLDGFIAYTPMVMKYTLPPYLPGAALVIGPTVYDSWNVPSFHIPLEDLREGWQRSGSLGQQIYGAGAPLVFAAELATGIGSAEGELPQPQPVLLENYPNPFNAGTRISWQITEAGLDSKTGYSLSIYDILGRKVRFLPVNKKSGRGEAFWDGRDDTATAVSGGVYLIILEGGGQRLVRKVLLLR; translated from the coding sequence ATGCTGATCACAGCCAGGTACAAATTCCTCCTGCTGACCATGCTCATCGGCGGGCCGCTCCTCGCCCAGGAGGAGCTGATTCTACAGCACAGGCGTGACGGCTATGCCGGCTGCCAGGATGCCCACCTCCTTGCCAACAAACCCGGCTGGAATACCGGCGGCGAGGATGGGCTGGAGGCGACCGGTAACGGCGGCGAGGCGGACGCCAAACATCTTCTGCTCCGCTTTGACCTGAGCAGCCTCCCGGCGGAGAGCCGGATCGATTCGGCCTGGATCGAGCTCTATCTGGTCAAACGGCGGACGCCGCAGAGCGTGCCCAAAACCCTGGCAGCTTACCGCCTCAACCGCTCCTGGAGCGAGGGCAGCGGTGATGATGCCGGCGGCTATGACGGCCACCCCGCCGCCGCCGGCGAGGTCTGCTGGTCCCATGCCGCTTTCCCCGATGTGCCCTGGTCGCTCCCCGGCGCCAACGGCGTGCCGCAGGACCATGCCGCCCGCCCGGAAGGAGAGCGGCTGATCGATCCCGCCGATCCCGCTGGGCGCTGGTATGGCTGGAAGGTGACCGATTTGGTGCAGGAGTGGCTGAGTCGTCCGGACAGCAATTTCGGGCTGGTGCTGCGCGAACCGTCGGTTTCAGCCGGCACCGGCATCCTCAACTTTGCCTCCTCCCAATTCGCAGCCGACTCACTGCGGCCCCGTCTCCGGCTGCTTTTGGCGAGTTCGAGTCCGCAGACCATCGCGTTGGCGCTGACGGCTTCGGCCGCCTCCGGCGCCATCTCGGTCCGTTGGCCCTGTCGCGGCGACGCGAACGGCAACGGCTATGCCGAGATCGCCCTGGCCCGTGCCGGGGACGCCCAGTGGGGCGCCCGGCAGCGGATGGACAAGGGCGCCGGCGGCTACAGCTTTGCCTTTGCGAATCTGACCTTCGGCCGCTACTACCTTCGCGGCTGGCTCAGCGATCCCGACGGCGTCCAGGGAGAAGCCATCCAGACCCTTTTAAATGTCGAGCTTGCTCCCAATGCAAGCCGCGGCGGCGCGCTCTACACCACGCTGCAGAGTGACAACAGCGTGCAGGTGGAGCTGACCTTCAGCGACGACTGTGACGCGGACAATGCGGCGCTGCTGGCCCACAAGCCCGCCTCCGCCCTGCTCTGGCAGGAGGACGGTCCCATGACGCGCGCGCCGGGACGGTTCAGCAAGCTCCTCAGCGGCCTGAGCGGCGGCGAAACCTGGGACCTCCGCGTCACCCTCCGCGACCCCGACGGCATCAGCGGCGACTCGGTTTTTACCGCGCAGCTGTACATCCCGCCGGCGACCGGCCCGGTGCGTCTGCTCAGCCAGGGGCATAAACAGTTTGAAATCCAGTCCGGCGCCTTCACCGCCCTCTATGACAGCGCCCGCACCGGCGCCGCGCTCTGGCTCTCCTCCGCCCAGGGCCGGCAGTATGTGGTGCGCAACACCATCGCCAACGGCCTGCCCTTTGCCGTGCTCGACCCGGCGCTCCTCGACAGCATCCGGATCGCAGCCAATGGAGAATGCGAATGCATCGAGGTGAGGATGTATGGCCACTGGGGCGGTGTGCGTCACGAGGTTATTCTGACCGCCTACCCCAGCTATCCCGGTCTGCTCCACTGGAAGTGCTTGCTCACCGGCGCAACCGGTATCAGCATCCCCAATGGCGCGGCCGAATGCACCTTTTTCGACCGCGAGCGCAATTATGCCGTCAGCTCCAACGTCCTCTCCTGGGTCGAGCAAGCGCCCTTCGCCGCTGGACTGACCAGCGGCTACGATCCCCTTGCCCTCAAGGGCACGCTATTCTATTTCCAGAATTTTACCGCGTTGAACGACTACTTTTCGCTGCAGCGGACATCTCCATGGGAGTGTGTGCAGCTCACCTCGACGGGATTCGGCTTCGAACGCCCGGGCGGCAACCGGCCACTGCGCAGTGAGCCGGTGGTCCTCACCGACGCCTGGCTCGTTCTTACCTCCGGCAAGCCGGCGACGGAGAGCGCGGTAGCGGAAGGATTCCTGACAGCTCTGGCCGATATCTATAGGTGGATCTACAAACCCGGCCTCGAGGAGATCGACTGGAAGGAGATCGCCGGCAAGTTGCTGGCCGATCTCGGTGACGAGCGCTGTCAGTCCACTGTCAACGGCCAGAAGTTTCTCCGCTCCTATGTCGGGGTGCCGCGCCTCGATAATGCCGAGGCGATCAGCCAGCTCGACGTGCTAGTCGCCCTGCGCCGCTACGAAGCCGTGCACGGCGAGGTGAGCGCCCTCGACGACCATCTCGCGGAGAATCTCTGGCAGTTCTACAACCTGCGGCTCAACACCATGGTCAATGACGCACCCAATGAAGGGGTGCAGGAAGGGGACAGCTGGTACGCGCTGCACATCCATCTCGGGCTGGCGCGGCTGGCGCGATTGGGCGATGGCCAGGCGCGCACGCTGCTCTTCCTCTCGCTGCCCAAGCTGATGCGCTTCGCCCGGGCCGTGAATTATGAATTCCCGGTCTTCTTCCGCTACACGGATGATACAGCCATCTCCGGTCATGAATACGATGTCACCGGTGGCTATATCTACCTCATGCTTGACGCCTGGCAGCTCAGCGGCAGCGAGGTGTACCTTCAGGAGGCCAAACTGGCCGCCGAGCACATTGCCGGCCACGGTTTCGGCTATACCTATGAAGCCCACATGACCGCAGCCACCTGCGCCGCGTTGGCTCGGCTCTACACGATCACCGGCGAGCGCCGCTACCTCGAGCTGAGCTACATGCCCTTCGCCAACCTGATGGCGATCTCCTGGCTCTGGGAGTGCGATTACGGGTATGCCGCGGACTACCGCACCTTTTTCGGATTGAGCCCTATGGCGGGGGCGGCCGTAATCACACCGATGGAGCAGCATCAGAGCTGGAGCTATCTGCGCGAATACCGGGAGCGTGCAGCTGGCAATCTGCCCACGGGCCTGGCGCGGCTGCTCGACGGCTTTATTGCCTATACCCCGATGGTGATGAAATACACCCTGCCGCCCTATTTGCCGGGCGCGGCGCTGGTCATCGGGCCGACGGTCTATGATTCCTGGAATGTGCCCTCTTTTCACATTCCGTTGGAAGATCTGCGCGAGGGTTGGCAGAGATCGGGTTCGCTCGGCCAGCAGATTTACGGCGCCGGTGCGCCCCTGGTCTTTGCCGCCGAGTTGGCCACCGGAATTGGATCTGCTGAAGGGGAGCTGCCACAGCCGCAGCCGGTGCTGCTGGAGAACTACCCCAATCCCTTCAATGCCGGCACGCGGATCAGCTGGCAGATAACCGAGGCGGGCCTCGACAGCAAGACGGGATACAGCCTGAGCATATACGATATTCTCGGCCGCAAAGTCCGGTTCTTGCCGGTAAATAAAAAATCAGGCCGCGGCGAGGCCTTTTGGGATGGCCGCGACGATACCGCGACGGCGGTAAGCGGCGGTGTCTACCTGATCATCCTCGAGGGAGGGGGCCAGCGGCTGGTGCGCAAGGTGCTGCTGCTGCGCTAA
- a CDS encoding sugar ABC transporter permease: MNLKHSRHKAGESRAGLLFSLPYWVWFALFMAYPLLFSLVLVFHEWDIYTPMRWVGLGNFARLFQDDLFWQAILNTLFFLVIHIPLQIGLALLFAVLLNERIRGRGFFRAAYFMPVVISGIVISLLWQQLFSFENGIFNLLLARLGLWKIPWLTSPEWAMPSVALMATWKNVGLYIILFLAGLQNIPAWLYEAAGLDGASAWQKFRHITLPMLNPAVIMVLVLSTIGGFSLFIEPYVLTGGGPMNRTLSAMLYIYKQAFYFNRMGYAATLGFFFAFIILAVVLVQRKVVEQEALE; this comes from the coding sequence TTGAACTTGAAACACAGCCGTCATAAAGCCGGGGAGAGCCGGGCCGGGCTCCTCTTCTCCCTGCCCTATTGGGTCTGGTTCGCTCTTTTCATGGCCTATCCCCTGCTCTTTTCCCTGGTTCTGGTTTTCCACGAATGGGACATTTATACGCCGATGCGCTGGGTGGGTTTGGGCAATTTCGCTCGCCTTTTCCAGGATGACCTCTTCTGGCAGGCGATCCTCAACACCCTCTTTTTTCTGGTCATCCACATCCCCCTGCAGATCGGCCTGGCCCTCCTCTTCGCGGTGTTGCTGAACGAAAGGATCCGCGGCCGCGGCTTCTTTCGTGCCGCCTATTTCATGCCGGTTGTGATTTCCGGCATCGTCATCTCGTTGCTGTGGCAGCAGCTCTTCTCCTTCGAAAACGGCATTTTCAACCTCCTGCTCGCCCGGCTCGGCCTATGGAAAATCCCGTGGCTGACCAGCCCGGAATGGGCGATGCCCTCAGTGGCGCTGATGGCGACATGGAAAAACGTCGGGCTCTATATCATCCTCTTCCTCGCCGGCCTGCAAAACATCCCGGCGTGGCTCTATGAAGCCGCCGGCCTCGATGGCGCCTCTGCCTGGCAAAAATTCCGTCACATTACCCTGCCGATGCTCAATCCGGCGGTGATCATGGTCCTGGTGCTCTCGACCATCGGCGGCTTCAGCCTCTTCATCGAGCCCTACGTGCTCACCGGAGGCGGCCCGATGAACCGCACCCTCTCGGCGATGCTCTATATCTACAAACAGGCTTTTTATTTCAACCGCATGGGCTATGCCGCCACGCTTGGTTTCTTCTTCGCCTTTATCATTCTGGCGGTAGTGCTGGTACAGCGCAAGGTGGTCGAGCAGGAGGCCCTCGAATGA
- a CDS encoding carbohydrate ABC transporter permease, which translates to MKRGIAYLILILGAVVFLYPFLWMVAATLKPEMEIPSFGLLPSHVSLASYEQVFAKIPLLRALINSLVVSFSITASVLFFGSMVGYALSRLRFRGRELMVMAILFTMMIPFQLTMIPLYILMVKLHWTDTYLALIVPGMMSGFGILLFRQFFQSVPQSLIDAARVDGLSDMQILFRIIWPLSRPILITVGIITFMNTWNDVLWPLIVIRDQSIMTMPQMVTIFAVSGMAEAQLGVKLAAATLLALPVIVAYAFFQRYFIESLASTGLKG; encoded by the coding sequence ATGAAACGTGGCATCGCATATCTCATCCTGATTCTGGGAGCAGTCGTCTTCCTCTATCCCTTTCTCTGGATGGTGGCGGCGACCCTCAAGCCGGAAATGGAAATCCCCAGTTTTGGTCTTCTGCCTTCGCATGTCAGCCTGGCCAGCTATGAACAGGTCTTCGCCAAGATCCCCCTCCTGCGCGCCCTGATCAACAGTCTGGTGGTTTCCTTCTCCATCACCGCTTCGGTGCTCTTTTTCGGCTCCATGGTGGGCTATGCCCTCTCGCGCCTGCGCTTCCGCGGCCGCGAGTTGATGGTGATGGCGATCCTGTTCACCATGATGATTCCCTTTCAGCTCACCATGATTCCCCTGTACATCCTCATGGTCAAGCTCCATTGGACCGACACCTATCTCGCCCTGATCGTGCCCGGGATGATGAGCGGCTTTGGCATCCTGCTCTTCCGCCAATTTTTTCAGTCCGTGCCGCAGTCGCTCATCGATGCGGCGCGGGTGGACGGTCTCAGTGATATGCAGATCCTCTTCCGCATCATCTGGCCGCTTTCCAGGCCCATCCTGATCACGGTCGGGATCATTACCTTCATGAACACCTGGAACGACGTCCTCTGGCCGCTGATCGTCATCCGCGACCAGTCGATCATGACCATGCCGCAGATGGTGACCATCTTTGCGGTGAGCGGGATGGCGGAGGCGCAGCTGGGTGTCAAGCTGGCGGCCGCGACGCTGCTCGCCCTGCCGGTCATCGTCGCCTACGCCTTTTTCCAGCGTTACTTTATCGAAAGTCTGGCGAGCACGGGTCTGAAGGGATGA
- a CDS encoding glycosidase has translation MSTADFKQLFTRHSQNPIIVTADLPYQANTVFNAAAARVAGETVLLIRIEDRRGMSHLTVARSTDGISGWRIDPQPTFSPDPEHFPEELWGVEDPRITFMEELGEYYFTYTAYSQDGPLVSLARTKDFRNFSRLGSVLLPENKDAALFPRRIKGRYAMLHRHVLHSGAHIWIAFSPDLKHWGDHQIVMRARSGGWWDANKIGLSPQPIYTPEGWLILYHGVRVTGGGVIYRLGLALLDAEDPRRLRRRSEEWIFGPTEHYERQGDVDNVVFPCGWTQEGDELRLYYGGADTCIALATASLKELLDYLRRCPEK, from the coding sequence ATGTCAACCGCAGATTTCAAGCAACTCTTCACCCGTCATTCGCAGAATCCGATCATCGTCACCGCAGATCTCCCCTATCAAGCCAATACGGTGTTCAATGCCGCAGCGGCGCGGGTCGCGGGGGAAACCGTGCTGCTGATCCGCATCGAGGACCGTCGCGGCATGTCGCATCTCACGGTGGCGCGCAGCACGGACGGGATATCGGGGTGGCGGATCGATCCGCAGCCCACCTTTTCACCCGATCCGGAGCATTTCCCGGAGGAGCTCTGGGGCGTGGAGGATCCGCGTATTACCTTCATGGAAGAGCTGGGCGAGTACTACTTCACCTACACCGCCTACTCGCAGGACGGCCCCCTGGTCTCGCTGGCCCGTACCAAGGACTTTAGAAATTTCTCGCGTCTCGGCAGCGTCCTGCTGCCCGAGAACAAGGATGCTGCACTCTTTCCCCGGCGCATCAAGGGCCGTTATGCCATGCTCCACCGCCATGTCCTGCACAGCGGCGCCCATATCTGGATCGCCTTCTCGCCGGACCTCAAGCACTGGGGTGATCATCAGATCGTCATGCGCGCCCGCTCTGGAGGCTGGTGGGACGCCAACAAGATCGGCCTTTCGCCGCAGCCGATCTATACGCCCGAAGGCTGGCTTATACTCTACCATGGTGTGCGGGTGACCGGCGGTGGGGTGATCTACCGGCTGGGGCTAGCCTTGCTTGACGCGGAGGATCCGCGGCGGCTGCGGCGGCGCAGCGAGGAATGGATCTTTGGACCAACGGAGCATTATGAACGCCAGGGGGATGTCGATAATGTCGTTTTCCCCTGCGGCTGGACCCAGGAGGGCGATGAATTGCGCCTCTATTACGGCGGGGCCGACACCTGCATTGCCCTGGCCACCGCCAGCCTCAAAGAGCTGCTCGACTACCTCCGCCGCTGCCCGGAAAAATGA
- a CDS encoding peptidylprolyl isomerase translates to MRQVILLPLLVLACARAPEEPVLARVGDRVITRAEFVERAEFSPELHFQGPQSARPGYLLGLLIDEKLAAQAAEAAGMDTTALLRQLTRYIEEMAMARELYRVEVRDRVTLDPAEIDRAVQRQAQIRKVGYLVFEDESLAHRYQQRLAAGERFSAALRALYGTAADTAANRRLIRWGENEPVIEETAWALEPGQTSGVIEVNGAFMVMRLEEITSSPALTESAVAERSRRARTVLRNRREAAESDRFIASFALEKKLQFNRGLVERAAGVLASQAVPAQGNGQSLPVERLAATEVIAGARQALAAEFATPLATWSGGSITLGQLLERWQGINPAIGQVTARARLRAIVRSFSLIVRDAMLAEEARRRGLDNSAAVRGEVRVWQDHYLALAWLEERNRQGQAAAAVLQQLRQGSTIQADSAMLRGIELSSIPLLALRPGQYNAQVVPPWIIVE, encoded by the coding sequence ATGCGCCAGGTCATTCTGCTGCCCCTGCTGGTTTTGGCGTGTGCCAGAGCGCCGGAGGAGCCGGTCCTCGCCCGCGTCGGCGACCGGGTCATCACCCGCGCCGAATTTGTCGAGCGCGCCGAGTTCAGTCCGGAGCTTCATTTCCAAGGACCTCAATCGGCGCGGCCGGGTTATCTGTTAGGTCTTTTGATCGATGAAAAACTGGCCGCCCAGGCCGCAGAGGCGGCTGGAATGGACACCACAGCCCTCCTCCGGCAGCTCACTCGATACATCGAGGAGATGGCCATGGCGCGGGAACTGTACCGGGTGGAGGTTCGCGACAGGGTGACGCTGGACCCGGCCGAGATCGACCGCGCTGTCCAGCGGCAGGCGCAGATCCGCAAGGTGGGTTATCTGGTTTTCGAGGATGAATCTTTGGCGCACCGCTATCAGCAGCGGCTGGCCGCCGGGGAACGGTTCAGCGCCGCGCTGCGCGCCCTATACGGCACCGCTGCGGATACCGCAGCCAACCGGCGGCTGATACGATGGGGAGAGAATGAGCCGGTGATCGAGGAAACCGCCTGGGCCCTCGAGCCCGGCCAGACCTCCGGGGTAATCGAGGTCAACGGCGCTTTCATGGTCATGCGTCTCGAGGAGATCACTTCTTCGCCGGCATTGACGGAGAGTGCCGTGGCGGAGAGGAGCCGCCGTGCCCGCACTGTTTTGCGCAATCGCCGGGAGGCGGCGGAAAGCGACCGGTTCATTGCATCTTTTGCACTCGAAAAGAAGCTGCAGTTCAACCGCGGGTTGGTGGAGCGGGCTGCCGGCGTGCTGGCCAGCCAGGCGGTGCCGGCACAAGGCAATGGCCAGTCTCTGCCTGTCGAGCGCCTCGCTGCGACGGAGGTCATCGCCGGGGCGCGCCAGGCACTCGCCGCCGAGTTCGCAACGCCGCTGGCCACCTGGAGCGGCGGGTCGATCACCCTCGGGCAGCTTTTGGAACGCTGGCAGGGGATCAACCCGGCCATCGGTCAGGTCACAGCCCGCGCACGCCTCCGGGCGATCGTACGCAGTTTCAGCCTGATCGTCCGCGATGCCATGCTGGCGGAGGAGGCGCGGCGGCGCGGGCTGGACAACTCCGCTGCGGTTCGCGGAGAGGTGCGCGTCTGGCAGGATCATTACCTGGCTCTGGCCTGGCTGGAGGAGAGAAACCGGCAGGGACAGGCGGCGGCCGCCGTGTTGCAGCAACTGAGACAGGGAAGCACCATACAGGCCGACAGCGCCATGCTGCGCGGCATCGAACTCAGCTCCATCCCGTTGCTGGCGCTGCGCCCCGGCCAATACAACGCGCAAGTGGTCCCGCCATGGATCATTGTTGAATGA
- a CDS encoding extracellular solute-binding protein produces the protein MECRERKVDTGQRLVWVMLALGVGALLCGCRSGPRGKAGHEGLVYWPAANAQEIELAGLAAAEWNAAHPDVPVTVQPIPESQSTEEVLLAAVVGKTTPDVCSNIWPGVVGQFVRAGALVALDSFADFDSVAAARLPEGQREAFQYDDGRLYQMPWKSNPIMMEYNVRRLQEAGFTHPPATYSEFIRAGQALTRDVTGDGQPDQWMLYVDINVKWWLRYFDFYTFYLAASGGQTLIKNRQVVFDNAAAVEVFRFFRRCFELGIFPKATFQGDTFLAGQVATHITGPWNIAHVDKFKPAGFEFDYAPVPLPDSSAGPVVTYGDPKNIAIFSTCKNPRAAWAFVKFLVSRRQDLALLRIASQLPIRRGLLTDSLYIPYFREHPKMVRFAEQAPRTRGVDSAPELREVFDAISQEFEACCVLGRRTPEEAVRRAAERARQVLQ, from the coding sequence ATGGAGTGTAGAGAACGCAAAGTAGACACCGGACAGCGGCTGGTCTGGGTGATGCTCGCGCTTGGAGTCGGGGCGCTGCTGTGCGGCTGCCGGAGCGGTCCGCGTGGGAAGGCCGGGCATGAGGGGCTGGTCTACTGGCCGGCCGCCAATGCACAAGAGATCGAACTGGCCGGGCTCGCCGCAGCGGAATGGAATGCGGCCCATCCCGACGTGCCGGTGACGGTTCAGCCGATTCCAGAGAGCCAGTCGACCGAAGAGGTGTTGCTGGCGGCGGTCGTCGGCAAGACCACCCCGGATGTCTGTTCGAACATATGGCCGGGCGTGGTCGGCCAGTTTGTGCGTGCCGGAGCCCTGGTGGCGCTGGATTCCTTCGCTGATTTCGACTCCGTCGCCGCGGCACGGCTGCCGGAGGGGCAGCGGGAGGCCTTTCAGTACGACGACGGCCGTCTCTACCAAATGCCCTGGAAGAGCAACCCGATCATGATGGAATACAACGTCCGCCGCCTGCAGGAGGCCGGATTCACGCACCCTCCTGCGACCTACTCCGAGTTCATCCGTGCCGGTCAGGCCCTGACCAGGGATGTGACCGGCGACGGACAGCCCGATCAGTGGATGCTCTACGTCGACATCAACGTCAAATGGTGGCTGCGCTACTTCGATTTTTACACCTTTTATCTGGCGGCCTCGGGTGGCCAGACCCTGATCAAAAACCGGCAGGTGGTTTTTGATAATGCGGCCGCGGTGGAGGTCTTCCGCTTCTTCCGCCGCTGTTTTGAATTGGGCATCTTCCCCAAGGCAACCTTTCAGGGCGATACCTTCCTCGCGGGGCAGGTGGCCACGCACATAACCGGGCCCTGGAACATCGCCCATGTCGACAAGTTCAAACCGGCGGGCTTTGAATTCGATTATGCACCGGTCCCGCTGCCGGACAGCAGTGCGGGACCGGTGGTGACCTATGGCGACCCGAAAAATATCGCCATCTTTTCCACCTGCAAGAATCCCCGCGCAGCCTGGGCTTTCGTCAAATTTCTGGTTTCGCGCCGGCAGGATCTGGCGCTGCTCCGGATCGCTAGCCAGCTGCCGATCCGTCGGGGTTTGCTGACGGATTCGCTTTATATCCCATATTTTAGAGAGCATCCCAAGATGGTGCGCTTTGCCGAACAGGCCCCGCGGACCCGGGGTGTGGACTCCGCCCCCGAGCTGCGCGAGGTCTTTGATGCCATCTCGCAAGAATTCGAGGCCTGCTGTGTGCTGGGCCGGCGCACCCCCGAGGAGGCGGTGCGCCGCGCGGCTGAACGGGCGCGGCAGGTCCTGCAGTGA
- a CDS encoding PorV/PorQ family protein, whose product MKKIVMTVSLLLTAAALFAGDVAKVGVTAAPFLSIGVGARATGMGGAFVGTADDASALYWNPAGIARSSDIQLLLMHTRWLADLKFNFAGFTLPLGAFGSLGASLTSLDYGDMPVRTTDQPDGTGEIFSSSDLALGLTYARSLTDRFSIGFNVKYITQSIWHENADGFAIDFGTLFVTGLHGLRIGASLSNFGTDMRMEGKDLLVYQDIDPNILGNNDRIPANLKTGEWSLPLTFQFGLAMEPWKSPLHRLTVAADAIHPSDNTESINLGMEYGFREMLFLRAGYRDLFLRDREQGLTLGAGFATRNLGNILIQLDYAYADFGRLENAQRFSFSMAF is encoded by the coding sequence ATGAAAAAGATCGTCATGACAGTTTCCCTGCTGTTGACGGCTGCGGCGCTCTTCGCCGGGGATGTCGCCAAGGTCGGCGTCACCGCCGCCCCCTTCCTCTCCATCGGCGTCGGCGCGCGGGCGACCGGAATGGGCGGGGCCTTTGTCGGCACCGCCGACGATGCCAGCGCGCTCTACTGGAACCCCGCCGGCATCGCCCGCAGCAGCGATATCCAGCTTCTGCTGATGCATACCCGCTGGCTCGCCGATTTAAAGTTCAATTTCGCCGGATTCACCCTCCCGCTGGGGGCCTTCGGCAGCCTCGGGGCCTCGCTGACCTCCCTCGATTACGGTGACATGCCGGTGCGCACCACCGACCAGCCGGATGGAACCGGCGAGATCTTTTCGTCCAGCGATCTCGCCCTCGGCCTTACCTATGCGCGCAGTCTGACCGACCGTTTCTCGATCGGCTTCAACGTCAAATACATCACCCAGAGCATCTGGCATGAGAATGCGGATGGTTTTGCCATCGATTTCGGCACCCTCTTCGTCACCGGGCTGCACGGACTGCGCATCGGTGCCTCCTTGAGCAATTTCGGCACCGACATGCGCATGGAGGGCAAGGATCTTCTGGTCTATCAGGACATCGATCCCAACATCCTCGGCAACAACGATCGCATCCCGGCCAACCTGAAGACCGGGGAGTGGTCGCTGCCGTTGACCTTCCAGTTCGGTCTGGCCATGGAGCCCTGGAAATCGCCCCTGCACCGGCTGACGGTCGCGGCCGATGCCATCCATCCCAGTGACAATACCGAATCGATCAATCTCGGCATGGAGTACGGATTCCGGGAGATGCTCTTTCTCCGCGCCGGCTATCGCGATCTATTTTTGCGCGATCGCGAGCAGGGTCTCACCCTGGGGGCCGGCTTCGCCACCCGGAATCTCGGCAATATTTTGATCCAGCTGGACTATGCCTATGCCGATTTCGGCCGCCTTGAAAACGCCCAGCGCTTCTCATTCAGCATGGCGTTTTAA
- a CDS encoding alcohol dehydrogenase catalytic domain-containing protein, with product MEAIVIEKPGAAHHRQVPEPEPGAGECLLQPLAGGICGTDVHIWQGDFLGRYPVIPCHEFSARVIASGLGVTGLEIGDIVAVDPNIRCGRCPACRRGEINLCEAYEAIGVTRPGGFAGRVCAPAANLHRLSGADPGAAAFTEPLACVLYGQSRLDWEPGLRVIIWGAGAIGLLHLQVCQQLRGARVTMVDRDAARVAAAARLGAAQSLLWENGEPPLLRGELWDIAIDATGNAAAAGRMFRYLRRGGQALLFGVYPTAARLDLAPTEIFTHDWKILGSFTYRHEFAQAAQLIGAAAIDTASLIARCIPLAEVPGILARMAAGEALGKVQVLP from the coding sequence ATGGAGGCCATCGTCATCGAAAAGCCGGGGGCGGCGCATCACCGGCAGGTCCCCGAGCCGGAGCCAGGTGCCGGCGAGTGTCTGTTGCAGCCGCTCGCCGGCGGCATCTGCGGCACCGACGTGCACATCTGGCAGGGTGATTTCCTCGGCCGCTATCCGGTCATCCCCTGCCATGAATTTTCCGCCCGCGTGATCGCATCCGGACTCGGCGTGACCGGCCTGGAGATAGGCGATATCGTCGCCGTGGATCCCAATATCCGCTGCGGCCGCTGTCCAGCCTGCCGGCGGGGAGAGATCAATCTCTGCGAAGCCTACGAAGCCATTGGCGTGACCCGGCCGGGCGGCTTCGCCGGACGGGTTTGCGCCCCGGCAGCCAATCTGCATCGCCTCTCCGGCGCCGATCCCGGCGCGGCGGCCTTCACAGAGCCCCTCGCCTGTGTCCTTTATGGCCAAAGCCGGCTCGACTGGGAACCCGGCCTGCGGGTGATCATCTGGGGCGCCGGGGCGATCGGCTTGCTGCACCTGCAGGTGTGCCAGCAGCTGCGCGGCGCCCGGGTCACCATGGTGGACCGGGACGCGGCGCGAGTTGCGGCCGCCGCAAGGCTCGGCGCCGCGCAGAGCCTGCTCTGGGAGAACGGTGAGCCGCCGCTGCTGCGGGGCGAGTTGTGGGATATCGCGATCGATGCCACCGGCAATGCAGCGGCGGCCGGCCGTATGTTCCGTTATCTGCGTCGCGGCGGACAGGCGCTGCTCTTCGGGGTCTATCCCACCGCAGCACGCCTCGATCTTGCGCCGACGGAGATCTTTACGCATGACTGGAAGATCCTCGGCTCCTTCACCTACCGCCACGAATTTGCCCAGGCGGCGCAACTCATCGGCGCGGCTGCGATCGATACGGCCAGCCTGATCGCCCGATGCATCCCTCTGGCGGAGGTGCCCGGGATCCTGGCGCGGATGGCCGCGGGCGAGGCCCTGGGCAAAGTGCAGGTGCTCCCATGA